A single window of Bacteroidota bacterium DNA harbors:
- a CDS encoding cytochrome c — MNKYLSVSSISLFIFFYSCQQKDPVTFSEHIAPIIYKNCTTCHRPGSAGSFSLITYRDVAKRAKMIGKVTASGLMPPWPADNTYTHFIDEKVLTEGEISLIQQWAEAGAPLGDTTKLQKAPEYIEGSMLGKPDLVVKMPVIFNIKGDNKDNFMLMKIPFELPNDTFVRAIEFVPGNRKLVHHVNGHLLRYEYDKKKNINDGEKIVDTQTNSVKESYDKLRLANDDGTYPLLKQSFVNYLPGVMPVKYPDGIGGFVLNRKNAILLKDIHYGPSPIDTSDQSWFNIFFDKEAPKRPTLELQLGTLGVSEIIPPLVIPPNEIKTFYTRTVAPMDMSILTINPHMHLLGKTFWAYALTPQGDTIPLIRIKKWDFRWQYFYTFKKMVKIPRGSVITAVGVYDNTSNNPNNPFNPPQLVQERSGSMRTTDEMFQFIITYLPYRTGDENVNLGGN; from the coding sequence ATGAATAAGTATTTGTCTGTTTCTTCTATTTCCCTGTTTATATTTTTTTATTCATGTCAACAAAAAGATCCTGTAACCTTCAGTGAGCATATCGCTCCTATTATTTATAAAAACTGTACCACTTGCCACAGGCCCGGATCTGCCGGCTCGTTTTCGCTTATCACCTATAGAGATGTTGCGAAACGAGCAAAGATGATCGGTAAAGTAACAGCATCCGGACTAATGCCTCCTTGGCCTGCCGACAACACTTATACTCATTTTATTGATGAGAAAGTATTGACTGAAGGTGAAATAAGTCTGATACAGCAATGGGCTGAAGCCGGCGCTCCATTGGGGGACACGACAAAACTTCAAAAGGCACCCGAATATATTGAAGGATCAATGCTTGGCAAACCAGACCTCGTCGTAAAAATGCCGGTAATATTTAATATAAAAGGTGATAACAAAGATAACTTCATGCTGATGAAGATCCCCTTCGAATTGCCGAACGACACATTTGTGCGCGCGATCGAGTTTGTTCCCGGAAACCGAAAACTCGTTCACCATGTAAACGGACATCTCCTGCGTTATGAGTATGATAAAAAGAAAAATATTAATGACGGCGAAAAAATCGTAGACACACAAACAAACAGCGTGAAAGAATCATATGATAAATTAAGGTTGGCCAATGATGACGGCACTTACCCATTACTTAAACAATCGTTTGTAAACTATTTACCAGGGGTGATGCCCGTTAAGTATCCCGATGGGATCGGAGGATTTGTCCTGAACCGTAAAAATGCCATCCTCCTGAAGGACATTCATTATGGGCCTTCACCTATTGACACTTCCGATCAATCCTGGTTCAATATTTTCTTTGATAAAGAAGCACCCAAACGGCCAACGCTGGAACTTCAGCTGGGCACATTAGGTGTTTCGGAAATAATACCTCCATTAGTTATACCGCCCAATGAAATAAAAACATTTTATACCCGTACTGTAGCGCCTATGGATATGTCCATACTTACCATAAACCCGCATATGCACTTATTAGGAAAAACTTTTTGGGCCTATGCCTTAACGCCGCAAGGCGATACTATTCCGTTGATCCGGATCAAAAAATGGGATTTCAGATGGCAGTATTTTTATACGTTCAAAAAAATGGTGAAAATTCCAAGAGGCTCAGTTATAACAGCAGTGGGAGTGTATGATAACACAAGTAACAATCCCAATAATCCATTCAATCCTCCCCAACTGGTGCAGGAACGAAGTGGCAGTATGCGTACCACCGACGAGATGTTTCAATTTATTATCACCTATTTGCCTTACCGGACAGGCGATGAAAATGTTAATTTAGGGGGGAATTAG